CACCAGCCCGCCGCCCGTGTTGACGGGGTGACTCCCCTTCAGCGCCGTCTCGCCCGCCAGGACGAGGTCCGGACCCTCGCCGGGGGCGGCCAGGCCCAGCGCCTCGACGCTGAGGATGCCGGAGATGGTGAAGCAGTCGTGCACCTCGAAGACGCCCACGTCGCCGATGCCCACGCCGCCCATGTCGAGGGCGCTCGCGGCGGCCCGGCGGCTGGTGGCCAGCTCGGCGAGGTCCGGCGGCGGCGCGGTGAGGTTGGATTCCACCTGGCCGAGGCCGGTGACTTCCACCACGTCGTCCCGGGTCAGCCCCAACCGTTCCCAGCCCTCGCGGGAGCAGACCAGAATGGCGGCCGCGCCGTCCGACACCTTGGAACAGTCGAAGAAGTTGAGGTGCTCGGTGAAGACCGCGGCATCCGGCGGGGCCATCCCCAGGGCCTCGAGGTTCTCCGCCTTGTTGTGGTACTCCTGGGCCAGGGGGTTCAAACGGGCGTTCTCGATGGCGTTGACGTACCATCTCGCCATGGCCTTGCGGGTCCGCTCGGCGCCGAACTTTTCGCAGTAGGCCCCCGCCCGGTCGGAGAACTTGGCGGGGAAGAAGAAGGCGTGCCCGCTCTTGCGTTCCGTGGCATAGTGCCCGGCGCCGGCCAGGTAGTCCGCGCCGTAGATGGCCTTCACCGTGTTCTGGACCTCCACGCCGCAGACCAGCACCACGTCCGCCGTCTCTGCCAGGACGCTCTTGATGCCGGTGGCCAGGCCGAGCCCGCCGGAGCCGCACGCTCCCTCGACGCGGACCATGGGCTTGTACTCGAGCGAGGGATCGATGGCGGGGAGCATGGCTGCCAGGTGCCCCTGGCGGTTGAAGCGGGCCGCCATGAAGTTGGCGATCACCCCCTCGTCGATGAAGTTCGGGTCATTGATCTGGGCGAGGACCGCCTTCCCCGCCTCCTGAATGTAATGGTCAAGGCCGGGCCGCGGCTTGACGGGGTTGAACTCGTTGCGCCCCGTCCCGAGGCTCACCGTGTAGGCGCCGGCGGCCAGGTATACCGGTTTTCTCAGTCTTTTCATGGTCTTCCTCCCTCACAGGTAGTCGTTGATGGGGCCGTACAGGTGGAAAA
This Acidobacteriota bacterium DNA region includes the following protein-coding sequences:
- a CDS encoding 3-ketoacyl-CoA thiolase, which codes for MKRLRKPVYLAAGAYTVSLGTGRNEFNPVKPRPGLDHYIQEAGKAVLAQINDPNFIDEGVIANFMAARFNRQGHLAAMLPAIDPSLEYKPMVRVEGACGSGGLGLATGIKSVLAETADVVLVCGVEVQNTVKAIYGADYLAGAGHYATERKSGHAFFFPAKFSDRAGAYCEKFGAERTRKAMARWYVNAIENARLNPLAQEYHNKAENLEALGMAPPDAAVFTEHLNFFDCSKVSDGAAAILVCSREGWERLGLTRDDVVEVTGLGQVESNLTAPPPDLAELATSRRAAASALDMGGVGIGDVGVFEVHDCFTISGILSVEALGLAAPGEGPDLVLAGETALKGSHPVNTGGGLVGYGHPTGASGVRMAVDLWKQLTGRAGDFQVHPRKEYGLMVSMGGNDKTVVSVLVRK